Within Synergistaceae bacterium, the genomic segment GGGTTGATGATTACCGGGTAATCTACGAGATTTATGACGATGTTTTGATTGTGTTAGTGGTACGAGTCGCGCATCGGAGAGAAGTTTACAAAACTTAAACACAGAAAGGAGCTCCTCGCATGAAGCGACTCAAGATCTACCTCAATATGTCGGTAATCAGCCATCTGGACGCACCGGATGTGCCGGACAGAGAAGTCGATACGAAGCGACTCTGGGAGGAAATACGGAAGGGTACGTTTGAAGTGTTTATTTAACCTGTGGTTATGGAGGAAATTGACGATTGCTCGGAGCCGAAATTGTCTTACCTCCAGGAGCAAATGGAGTTAATTGATTACGCACTTTTGGAAAAAACCGAGGAAGTCATAAAATTGGCGGAGCGATACGCGACAGAGGTATTGAAGAAAAAGAGTTTTGCCGCTTACGATAAAGCGATTCTCATCCAACGGCTGAAGCCGTTGGATGAGAATCGCTTTATCGTAACGCCTTTCACTGCAAATGCTTTGTCTGTTTGAGCAGTGACGGAAGC encodes:
- a CDS encoding type II toxin-antitoxin system RelE/ParE family toxin, producing the protein MVSLDNAYCPQFWVDDYRVIYEIYDDVLIVLVVRVAHRREVYKT